Below is a window of bacterium DNA.
GATCATATTAAAATCGGGATCATCGTCGACCAGTAATATTTTTCCCTGTTCCGCCATGACAGCTCTCTCCTTACCAGTTTCACGATTGCGTTATACCGGCCAGTTCCGCATCCGCCAGCACCATCTCCTCCCCCTCCGGCAGGACCAGCGTGAACTCACTGCCCTCCCCCGGAGCGCTCTGTACCAGAATATCCCCCTTGTGGCGTTGCATGATGCCGTAGGCGATCGAGAGCCCCAGCCCCGTCCCGACGCCGCGCGGCTTGGTGGTGAAAAAGGGCTCGAAGATTTTTTCGCGGACTTGGGGCGTCATTCCCGAGCCGGTATCGCGAATGCGCAGCAGAACCTGCTTCCTCTCCGCATCATGCAGGGTTTTGATGGTCAGGGTGCCACGATCCTGCATTGCCTCAACGGCGTTGAGGATGATATTGAGCAGCACCTGCTGGATCTGGCCGACGTCGACAAACACCTTGGGCAGAGAGGGATCAAGTTCCTTCTCAACCTTGATATTGTGAAAGATCGCTTGCTGGGTCACCAGTGCGAGGGTGCTGCCGAGGATCTGGTTGAGGTCGACGATAGCGGCCTCGATGCGCGTCTGCCGCGAAAAGTCGAGCAGGCCGCGGACGATCTTCTTGCAGCGCTCGGTCTCGGCGCGAATCAGTTCAAGGTCCTGGGTCTCCTGGGCATCCCGGGCGCTCTTCTCGAGCAGTAGGCTCGTATAGATGAGGATACCGCCGAGAGGATTGTTGAGCTCATGCGCCACACCCGCGGCAAGCTGGCCGACCGAGGCCATCTTTTCCGACTGAAGCAGCTGGGCCTGGGTCTTACGCAGGGTCTCGAGTGAATGTTTGAGCTCCACATTGGAGGCGGTCAGCTCGCTCTCGGTCTTTTGCAGCTGGTCGATCAGATAGGGGAGGCACATCCCCGCCTCGGCGATGCCTTGATAGACGGCGATGGCCTTTTCCCGGCAGCTTGGATAGCCGCAGGCGCCGCAGTTCAGTTCATCCTCCGGTGTAAGTTTGCCGGTGATCGCCAAAATTTCGGCCAGTTCCTCCTCCGAGGGCAGGGGCAGCGAGATCTCCTCCCAGGTGAAATCGCGGCTCAGATCGACGGGCTTGATCTTTTTGCTCCAGTGCTCGCGTTTTTCGAAGGGTTCATTCTCCTCCGAGTGATGGAGGAAGTGAACCACCCGGTCCTTGCGGATGAAGACCGAAAGCTCGTTGTCCATTTGCGGTCCGTTGATGCAGCCCTCGCAGAAGAGCAAGTCGAGAAACTGCGCTTCGATGTTCCCATCAGCGACCTTGCGGATCGCTTCGAGCACGCGATCGCGGCCTTCGGTGACGATGACCTTGTTCTGCAGGGTGCCACCGGGGATTCCGGCTGTATCCAGCAGGCCGCCGGAGATGGCAAAGGCCCGGCCAATACCCGCCTCCGGGCCATCCAGGGGGCTATCCGGCAGCTTGTTAAGCACGATTTGCCCGTCACGGAACAGCGCCGCCAGTTCCTGAAAGGTGAGGACCTCCTGGATGACGCCGCCGGTTTTGGGGTCCTCCATCTCGCGCTTTTTCGCGATGCAGGGGCCAATGAAGACGATGTGGGCATCAGGATGCCACTGGGTGCGGATGAGCCGCGCCAGGGCGATCATCGGCGAAACCACAGGCGCCAGGATCAGCAGCAGCTCGGGATAGTACTTTTCGATAAAATTAACGACTGCGGGGCAGGGCGAGGTGATGATGATGGGCATGATGCCGGTTTCCCTGAGGCGGGCATACTCGGCGCCCACCAGATCCGCCCCTAGCGCCACCTCATAAACCCGTGAAAAGCCGATCTGGCGCAAACCCGCCACCACCTGCAAAGGACGCCCATCGGTGAAGGCGGCGGGAAAGGAAGGCGCCAGCAGGGCGATGGTCTCGCGGCCGCTCGCCAAGAGTTCCCGTGTGTGCACTGTCCCATCGCGGATGCGCTTGGCCCCCTGCGGACAAACCCGCGCACAGTAGCCACAGGTGATGCAGCGTTCCGCCATCACCTTGGCCTGGCCATTTTCGACGCGGATGGCCTTGGCCGGACAGCGGCGAACGCACAAATAGCAGCGCTTGCAGCGGTTCTCTATGGTGGTTACGATGGGATCCATCGGGTACCCATGGTTGCGGTGCCGTAAACTCGTCCTGCCCTCTACGTCCACCGGATCGGGTATACTGGGTGTCCGCCAATCGCGAGTCTCTGCCGCTAAATTAACGAAAAAGAACAAGGAACGCAAACTTATTTGCGCAGGTCGAGCATCGGCGGGTTGAAATCCGCGGAATCGGGCAGATCGCTGCTCACCTTTTTCGCCACCTTTTTGGGTGCCAGTCCCAAGGCCACAGCGACGCCATAGAGTATCGCTTCAGGTCGTGGTGGGCAGCCCGAGACATAAAACTGGACCGGGATAACCTTGTCCACACCACCGTACATGTTGTAGCTGTCGTAAAAGACATCCCCCCCGCAGGCGCACGAACCTATGGCGAAGACCAGCTTGGGATCCGGCGTGGCTTCATACAGCCGCGTCAGCGCGGGAGCGACCTGCCGGGATACCCCGCCGGTCACCAACAGGACATCGGCGTGGCGTGGCGAGCCCACCAGCTTGATGCCGAAGCGTTCGGCGTCATAGTAGGGCGTGAGGACATTGATGATCTCGATATCACAGCCATTGCAGGCTGCACAGTTGGTGTGGTAGACCCACAACGCCCGGGGAAAAGCCTTGGCAGCCAGTTTTTTCAGCATGATACAACTCCCGTTTCAATTCATCCAGCCGGCCGGTACTGTTCTGGTGGCGCTGTCAAGCAACTCTGCCTATCTTGCGCTCACCCGGTCAATTTATCCAGACGGCCAGCACGGCTCTGGTGGCGCTGTCCAGAAGCGGGTAGAGCACGTTCGGAAAGAGGCCGATCAGCAGCGACAGTCCTGCTAGCACCGCCATGCTCACATACATCAGAAAGGGCACCTCATGCGCCGTAAGGCCCCCGGCCTCTTCCGGCAGAGCCGCCGGCGCCCAAAAGACCATATAAGCGGCGCGCACCAGGCACGCCAGGGTGAGCAAACCTGTCAGAATCGCGATGACCAGAGCCCACCAAAGTCGGGCCTCACCCAGGGCGATGAACAGCGTGAACTTGCTTAAAAAGGCGTTCAGCGGCGGCAAACCGCCCAGTGCCAGGGCGCCAAGGAAGAAGCAGAAGGAG
It encodes the following:
- a CDS encoding NADH-quinone oxidoreductase subunit B family protein encodes the protein MLKKLAAKAFPRALWVYHTNCAACNGCDIEIINVLTPYYDAERFGIKLVGSPRHADVLLVTGGVSRQVAPALTRLYEATPDPKLVFAIGSCACGGDVFYDSYNMYGGVDKVIPVQFYVSGCPPRPEAILYGVAVALGLAPKKVAKKVSSDLPDSADFNPPMLDLRK
- a CDS encoding [Fe-Fe] hydrogenase large subunit C-terminal domain-containing protein; translated protein: MDPIVTTIENRCKRCYLCVRRCPAKAIRVENGQAKVMAERCITCGYCARVCPQGAKRIRDGTVHTRELLASGRETIALLAPSFPAAFTDGRPLQVVAGLRQIGFSRVYEVALGADLVGAEYARLRETGIMPIIITSPCPAVVNFIEKYYPELLLILAPVVSPMIALARLIRTQWHPDAHIVFIGPCIAKKREMEDPKTGGVIQEVLTFQELAALFRDGQIVLNKLPDSPLDGPEAGIGRAFAISGGLLDTAGIPGGTLQNKVIVTEGRDRVLEAIRKVADGNIEAQFLDLLFCEGCINGPQMDNELSVFIRKDRVVHFLHHSEENEPFEKREHWSKKIKPVDLSRDFTWEEISLPLPSEEELAEILAITGKLTPEDELNCGACGYPSCREKAIAVYQGIAEAGMCLPYLIDQLQKTESELTASNVELKHSLETLRKTQAQLLQSEKMASVGQLAAGVAHELNNPLGGILIYTSLLLEKSARDAQETQDLELIRAETERCKKIVRGLLDFSRQTRIEAAIVDLNQILGSTLALVTQQAIFHNIKVEKELDPSLPKVFVDVGQIQQVLLNIILNAVEAMQDRGTLTIKTLHDAERKQVLLRIRDTGSGMTPQVREKIFEPFFTTKPRGVGTGLGLSIAYGIMQRHKGDILVQSAPGEGSEFTLVLPEGEEMVLADAELAGITQS